A genome region from Panthera leo isolate Ple1 chromosome A2, P.leo_Ple1_pat1.1, whole genome shotgun sequence includes the following:
- the LOC122213797 gene encoding uncharacterized protein LOC122213797 isoform X1 — translation MREMDDGHWLPALDPLKGNRLQKPDDHSLAVFHRACSGSVDVFPVTSPAVFDLRPLTVKDSVSGHVPLLARYFNCVLFESPTEERQMTNRERAPASRTRAFVSITCGFPPVREDRNLSSRKASQPGHRQPQTVPGTLPLTDPPPLVEESGPRISLEETGASPCHLRDRDFRPADTCPLVVALHPSFLPVGTPLTLPGFTVRVGM, via the exons ATGAGGGAAATGGACGATGGccattgg CTGCCTGCTCTGGACCCCTTAAAAGGAAATCGGCTCCAGAAACCAGATGATCACAGTCTTGCTGTGTTTCACAGAGCATGTTCCGGTTCCGTTGATGTCTTCCCCGTTACCTCCCCTGCTGTGTTTGACCTTCGGCCCCTCACTGTGAAGGATTCAGTTAGCGGCCATGTGCCGTTGCTAGCAAGATACTTCAACTGTGTGCTGTTTGAGTCTCCTACCGAAGAGAG GCAAATGACAAACCGGGAAAGAGCTCCAGCCAGCAGGACACGGGCTTTTGTGTCCATCACGTGTGGGTTCCCGCCAGTTAGGGAAGACAGGAACCTTTCCAGCAGGAAAGCAAGCCAGCCCGGGCACAGGCAACCTCAGACAGTACCGGGCACCCTCCCGCTGACGGATCCCCCGCCACTGGTGGAGGAGAGTGGCCCACGTATCAGCCTGGAAGAAACAGGTGCCTCTCCCTGCCACCTCCGCGACCGAGACTTTCGGCCAGCGGACACTTGTCCTCTTGTAGTTGCCCttcacccatccttccttcctgttgGCACCCCACTGACACTTCCGGGCTTCACTGTCAGGGTAGGAATGTGA
- the LOC122213797 gene encoding uncharacterized protein LOC122213797 isoform X2 → MREMDDGHWLPALDPLKGNRLQKPDDHSLAVFHRACSGSVDVFPVTSPAVFDLRPLTVKDSVSGHVPLLARYFNCVLFESPTEERAPSNRSPR, encoded by the exons ATGAGGGAAATGGACGATGGccattgg CTGCCTGCTCTGGACCCCTTAAAAGGAAATCGGCTCCAGAAACCAGATGATCACAGTCTTGCTGTGTTTCACAGAGCATGTTCCGGTTCCGTTGATGTCTTCCCCGTTACCTCCCCTGCTGTGTTTGACCTTCGGCCCCTCACTGTGAAGGATTCAGTTAGCGGCCATGTGCCGTTGCTAGCAAGATACTTCAACTGTGTGCTGTTTGAGTCTCCTACCGAAGAGAG